One window from the genome of Candidatus Binatota bacterium encodes:
- a CDS encoding glycosyltransferase → MSRICLVGVGLPSLMAGSSHCGPGLRSGHFAGALAEAGHELLLLYLDHAAVPGASLADANTIAPGVLALAAPEPDFAAGSLATVARDFGASAVVGCTAYGSSLALRLELGLPAWADLMGDLMAEAQAKAALLGDDSCLLHFWSLLGPVLAGADRFSAVSQAQADALVGQLGLAGRLSSATAGERLVEVIRCAAVPPEERSDEADSGILSELPDDAFVAAWAGSFNTWCDVDLLFDGVDSAMAENTSLHLLVTGGEVEGHDSVTWRHFLDLVEGSGRRDRYHLLGRVEDSVLAEVYRRSDVGLVVEKDLYERQLGAENRVVQWMAHGVPVLTTYRSQAGRDLVQRGLSFAITGRSAEGLAESLLALVDDPARLAAASLACTREAREAWTVSAVAAPLLAWCASPVRAGDSGAEPVLQVGLFSEPAAIVHLFESYLASLGPAQIAYRAPRWLLRRLLGSVSSAGRGNDKLNGRRADEARDRAVEKIAGAT, encoded by the coding sequence ATGAGCAGGATCTGCCTCGTGGGCGTAGGCCTGCCCTCGCTGATGGCTGGTAGTTCTCACTGCGGCCCGGGTTTGCGCAGCGGGCACTTTGCCGGGGCGCTGGCAGAGGCCGGCCACGAACTGCTGCTTCTGTATCTCGACCACGCGGCCGTGCCCGGGGCTTCACTTGCAGACGCCAATACGATCGCACCGGGCGTGCTTGCACTGGCGGCCCCTGAGCCCGATTTCGCGGCGGGTTCCCTCGCTACTGTGGCTCGAGACTTCGGGGCCAGCGCAGTGGTTGGATGCACGGCTTACGGCAGCTCGCTGGCCCTGCGCCTGGAGCTGGGATTGCCTGCCTGGGCAGACCTGATGGGAGACCTGATGGCCGAAGCCCAGGCCAAGGCCGCGTTGCTTGGTGACGATAGTTGCCTGCTTCACTTCTGGAGCCTGCTGGGGCCGGTTCTGGCCGGGGCCGACAGGTTCTCGGCTGTTTCGCAGGCCCAGGCTGACGCGCTGGTCGGCCAGCTGGGTTTGGCGGGGAGGCTGTCTTCTGCCACTGCTGGTGAACGGCTGGTAGAAGTCATTCGCTGCGCGGCAGTGCCTCCGGAAGAGCGCAGCGACGAAGCCGATAGCGGAATTCTGAGCGAGCTGCCCGACGACGCCTTCGTGGCGGCTTGGGCTGGCAGCTTCAATACCTGGTGTGACGTAGACCTGCTGTTTGACGGCGTTGATTCGGCCATGGCCGAGAACACTTCGCTGCACCTGCTCGTAACGGGCGGCGAGGTGGAAGGCCACGACAGTGTAACCTGGCGGCATTTTCTTGACCTCGTCGAGGGCAGTGGACGGCGCGACAGATACCACCTGCTCGGCCGGGTCGAAGACTCGGTTCTCGCCGAGGTCTACCGGCGGTCCGACGTTGGGCTGGTCGTCGAAAAAGATCTCTACGAGCGGCAACTGGGAGCAGAAAACAGGGTAGTGCAGTGGATGGCCCACGGCGTGCCGGTGTTGACGACCTATCGTAGCCAAGCTGGCCGCGACCTGGTGCAGCGGGGACTGTCCTTTGCCATCACCGGGCGCAGCGCCGAGGGCCTGGCCGAGTCGTTGCTGGCGTTGGTCGATGATCCTGCGCGCCTGGCGGCTGCTTCGTTGGCCTGTACCCGCGAGGCGCGCGAGGCCTGGACGGTGTCGGCCGTTGCGGCGCCGTTACTGGCCTGGTGTGCGAGCCCAGTGAGGGCGGGCGACTCTGGCGCCGAACCGGTGTTACAGGTGGGCTTGTTTTCCGAGCCGGCTGCCATCGTGCACCTGTTCGAAAGCTATCTCGCCTCGCTGGGGCCGGCCCAGATCGCTTACCGCGCGCCGCGCTGGCTGTTGAGACGCCTGCTGGGGAGTGTTTCGTCCGCGGGCAGAGGCAACGACAAGCTCAACGGCCGCCGCGCCGACGAAGCTCGTGACAGGGCTGTTGAGAAGATAGCCGGGGCCACCTAG